A part of Brassica rapa cultivar Chiifu-401-42 chromosome A05, CAAS_Brap_v3.01, whole genome shotgun sequence genomic DNA contains:
- the LOC103870552 gene encoding probable protein S-acyltransferase 16: MKRKGVGFSLPVAVVMLVIGFIYFSTVFTFIDRWFSLTSSPGIANAAAFTALALMCVYSYSIAVFRDPGRVPLSYMPDVEDQQSPVHEIKRKGGDLRYCQKCSHFKPPRAHHCRVCKRCVLRMDHHCIWINNCVGHTNYKVFFVFVVYAVTACVYSLVLLVGSLTVESQDEDEEMGSYLRTIYVVSSFVLISLSIALGVLLVWHIYLSLQNKTTIEYHEGVRAMWLAEKGGQVYKHPYDIGAYENLTLILGPNVLSWLCPTSRHIGSGLRFRTAFDSVPVSSETKP; the protein is encoded by the exons ATGAAACGGAAAGGAGTCGGGTTCTCTCTCCCCGTCGCGGTGGTTATGTTGGTGATCGGTTTCATCTATTTCTCAACGGTTTTCACTTTCATCGATCGGTGGTTCAGCCTCACTTCATCTCCCGGAATCGCTAACGCCGCCGCGTTCACGGCCTTGGCTCTGATGTGTGTGTACAGCTACTCCATCGCGGTTTTCAGGGATCCGGGTCGGGTTCCACTCAGTTACATGCCGGATGTTGAAGATCAGCAGAGTCCTGTTCACGAGATTAAGCGAAAG GGAGGGGATTTGAGATATTGCCAAAAGTGTTCACATTTCAAACCTCCGCGGGCTCATCATTGCCGAGTTTGCAAAAGATGTGTGCTTAGAATG GACCACCATTGTATTTGGATCAATAACTGCGTTGGACACACTAACTACAAGGTCTTCTTCGTATTTGTTGTCTATGCGGTGACTGCGTGTGTGTACTCTCTG GTATTGCTTGTGGGAAGCCTTACTGTTGAATCTCAAGATGAAGACGAAGAAATGGGAAGCTATCTAAGAACTATATAT GTGGTTTCATCTTTTGTACTTATCTCATTGAGCATCGCGTTAGGTGTTCTTCTAGTATGGCACATTTACCTCAGCTTACAGAACAAAACAACCATCGAG TACCACGAAGGAGTAAGAGCTATGTGGTTAGCAGAGAAAGGTGGTCAAGTCTACAAGCATCCATATGACATTGGCGCATATGAAAACCTGACCTTG ATTTTGGGTCCGAACGTACTTTCTTGGCTCTGCCCTACATCAAGGCACATTGGTTCCGGTCTGCGCTTCCGTACAGCTTTTGACTCTGTCCCCGTTTCATCAGAAACAAAACCTTAG
- the LOC103870551 gene encoding light-harvesting complex-like protein OHP1, chloroplastic — MASSLLTSTPLSSSFLPVPRRLSVQHGHCQSKRTLRFGLKQSSLCVRAAKLPQGVIVPKVEPKFVPAFLGFTFTAEIWNSRACMIGLIGTFIVELILNKGILQIIGVDVGKGLDLPL; from the exons ATGGCGAGCTCGCTTCTCACCTCGACGCCATTGTCCTCATCTTTCTTACCTGTTCCTCGGAGGCTGTCGGTTCAACATGGCCATTGTCAGAGCAAAAGAACACTCAGGTTCGGTCTGAAACAATCGTCTCTCTGTGTACGCGCCGCTAAACTCCCTCAAGGG GTGATAGTGCCAAAAGTGGAACCCAAGTTTGTACCAGCGTTTCTGGGATTCACATTTACAGCTGAGATATGGAACTCTAGAGCTTGTATGATTGGTCTCATCGGTACCTTCATTGTTGAGCTG attttgaaCAAAGGAATACTTCAAATCATTGGTGTTGATGTTGGAAAAGGGCTTGATCTTCCTCTCTGA
- the LOC103870554 gene encoding UPF0161 protein At3g09310 isoform X1 yields the protein MAVVVSVHRLSATHLISENTNPHKLHTSRLSFQHLPQTNKYQLRCLSAKSTPSSPVPEPPQDGEEQESVGVKAALAMLRFYKREISPVLPRSCRYVPTCSEYSMEAYKKYGVLKGTVLTTWRLCRCNPLGGSGFDPPRWFGESVITHQAEEEEDSYGNEDEREI from the exons atggCGGTCGTCGTCTCCGTTCATCGTCTTTCCGCAACCCACTTGATCTCTGAAAACACTAATCCTCATAAACTTCATACGTCTCGCCTGAGCTTTCAACATCTTCCTCAGACAAACAAGTATCAGCTCCGTTGCTTATCTGCGAAATCGACGCCTTCGAGTCCAGTCCCTGAACCTCCTCAAG ATGGTGAAGAGCAGGAGAGTGTGGGAGTCAAAGCAGCTTTAGCAATGCTGAGATTCTACAAGA GGGAGATATCGCCGGTGTTACCTAGAAGCTGCCGTTACGTTCCAACTTGCAGCGAGTACTCTATGGAAGCTTACAAAAAATATGGAGTTCTCAAAGGCACTGTTCTCACCACTTGGCGTCTCTGCCGCTGCAATCCTCTTGGTGGATCTGGTTTCGATCCTCCACGATGGTTTGGTGAGAGTGTGATCACTCACcaggcagaagaagaagaagatagctATGGCAATGAGGATGAAAGAGAGATTTGA
- the LOC103870554 gene encoding UPF0161 protein At3g09310 isoform X2 has product MAVVVSVHRLSATHLISENTNPHKLHTSRLSFQHLPQTNKYQLRCLSAKSTPSSPVPEDGEEQESVGVKAALAMLRFYKREISPVLPRSCRYVPTCSEYSMEAYKKYGVLKGTVLTTWRLCRCNPLGGSGFDPPRWFGESVITHQAEEEEDSYGNEDEREI; this is encoded by the exons atggCGGTCGTCGTCTCCGTTCATCGTCTTTCCGCAACCCACTTGATCTCTGAAAACACTAATCCTCATAAACTTCATACGTCTCGCCTGAGCTTTCAACATCTTCCTCAGACAAACAAGTATCAGCTCCGTTGCTTATCTGCGAAATCGACGCCTTCGAGTCCAGTCCCTGA AGATGGTGAAGAGCAGGAGAGTGTGGGAGTCAAAGCAGCTTTAGCAATGCTGAGATTCTACAAGA GGGAGATATCGCCGGTGTTACCTAGAAGCTGCCGTTACGTTCCAACTTGCAGCGAGTACTCTATGGAAGCTTACAAAAAATATGGAGTTCTCAAAGGCACTGTTCTCACCACTTGGCGTCTCTGCCGCTGCAATCCTCTTGGTGGATCTGGTTTCGATCCTCCACGATGGTTTGGTGAGAGTGTGATCACTCACcaggcagaagaagaagaagatagctATGGCAATGAGGATGAAAGAGAGATTTGA